From one Streptomyces chromofuscus genomic stretch:
- a CDS encoding Clp protease N-terminal domain-containing protein, translated as MATNPDITSSIRLDDLIAAIKKVHDQPLDQLQDAVLAGEHLGDVADHLIGHFVDQARRSGASWTDIGKSMGVTRQAAQKRFVPKESMDLDPSQGFSRYTPRARAVVVASHSEAKQARHAEGLPTHLVLGLLAQPEGLAVKAITAQGVTLEAVREAARAVLPPAAEEAPELVPYGSDSKKVLELTFREALRLGHNYIGTEHILLALLEFENGDGVLSGLGVTKQDTEAYVAEALAQYVQQAQEGEQG; from the coding sequence ATGGCGACGAACCCCGACATCACGTCATCCATCCGTCTCGACGACCTCATCGCGGCCATCAAGAAGGTCCACGACCAGCCCCTCGACCAGCTCCAGGACGCTGTGCTCGCCGGGGAGCACCTGGGCGACGTGGCCGACCACCTGATCGGCCACTTCGTGGACCAGGCCCGCCGTTCCGGCGCGTCCTGGACGGACATCGGCAAAAGCATGGGCGTCACCCGGCAGGCCGCGCAGAAGCGCTTCGTGCCGAAGGAGTCCATGGACCTCGACCCCAGCCAGGGCTTCAGCCGCTACACGCCCCGGGCGCGCGCGGTCGTCGTGGCCTCGCACAGCGAGGCGAAGCAGGCGCGGCACGCCGAGGGGCTGCCCACGCACCTGGTCCTGGGCCTGCTGGCGCAGCCCGAAGGCCTGGCCGTCAAGGCGATCACGGCCCAGGGGGTCACCCTGGAGGCGGTCCGTGAGGCGGCGCGGGCGGTGCTGCCGCCGGCCGCCGAGGAGGCTCCCGAACTCGTCCCCTACGGGTCGGACTCCAAGAAGGTCCTGGAACTCACCTTCCGCGAGGCCCTCCGCCTCGGCCACAACTACATCGGCACCGAGCACATCCTCCTCGCCCTGCTGGAGTTCGAGAACGGCGACGGCGTTCTGTCCGGCCTCGGCGTCACCAAGCAGGACACGGAGGCGTACGTCGCCGAGGCACTCGCCCAGTACGTGCAGCAGGCGCAGGAGGGGGAACAGGGCTGA
- a CDS encoding DUF2786 domain-containing protein, with amino-acid sequence MDTSTVDRAFQVALYAPTDDHAALDTGASLLASDPTADAELARRGVELVAGTWRRGWQPADVVRIVRRDLDDVHERLISALILEQAPHDRPRGHRWAAQLARLAEGAAAAPSRTDRFTHATAVLELYRLLLRLPTLEDLDETGTGQGAPPTSRSHARTTSESRMLARIRALLAKAEATGFPEEAEALSTKAQELMARHSIDEALLAGQGPGGGGPTAWRIGVDQPYEQAKAVLLDAVASANHCRAVWNEPLGHSTVVGFETDLEVVELLYTSLLVQATTAMTKAEAAQRAGGRRRTKTFRQSFLAAYAHRIGTRLASAAEQAAEQAAEQAAEEAAGEARAAGSLLPVLASREVAVTERMESMFPDTTTTRLRGVTDAAGWTEGSRAADRAEVRSRRRLD; translated from the coding sequence GTGGACACCAGCACCGTCGACCGGGCCTTCCAGGTCGCCCTCTACGCCCCCACCGACGACCACGCCGCCCTCGACACCGGCGCGTCCCTGCTCGCCTCGGACCCCACGGCGGACGCGGAACTCGCCCGGCGCGGCGTGGAACTCGTCGCCGGGACCTGGCGGCGGGGCTGGCAGCCCGCCGACGTCGTACGGATCGTCCGGCGCGACCTGGACGACGTGCACGAACGCCTCATATCGGCGCTGATCCTCGAACAGGCGCCGCACGACCGCCCGCGCGGACACCGCTGGGCGGCGCAACTGGCCCGGCTCGCCGAAGGGGCTGCCGCCGCGCCTTCCCGCACCGACCGCTTCACGCACGCCACCGCCGTCCTGGAGCTGTACCGCCTGCTGCTCCGCCTGCCCACCCTGGAGGACCTCGACGAGACGGGGACCGGGCAGGGAGCGCCCCCGACCTCCAGGTCGCACGCCCGTACGACGTCCGAGTCCCGCATGCTGGCCCGCATCCGCGCGCTGCTGGCGAAGGCCGAGGCGACCGGGTTCCCGGAGGAGGCGGAGGCGCTCAGCACCAAGGCGCAGGAACTGATGGCGCGGCACAGCATCGACGAGGCGCTGCTGGCCGGCCAGGGGCCGGGTGGCGGCGGGCCGACGGCCTGGCGGATCGGCGTCGACCAGCCGTACGAGCAGGCCAAGGCGGTGCTGCTGGATGCGGTCGCCTCCGCCAACCACTGCCGCGCGGTGTGGAACGAGCCGCTTGGCCACTCCACCGTCGTCGGCTTCGAGACCGACCTCGAGGTGGTCGAACTCCTCTACACCTCGCTCCTCGTGCAGGCCACGACCGCGATGACGAAGGCGGAGGCCGCTCAGCGTGCGGGGGGCCGCAGGCGTACGAAGACCTTCCGGCAGTCCTTCCTCGCCGCGTACGCCCACCGCATCGGCACCCGCCTCGCCTCCGCCGCCGAACAGGCCGCCGAACAGGCCGCCGAACAGGCCGCCGAAGAGGCCGCCGGCGAGGCCCGCGCGGCCGGCTCCCTGCTCCCGGTCCTGGCCTCCCGCGAGGTCGCGGTCACCGAACGCATGGAAAGCATGTTCCCGGACACGACCACGACCCGGCTGCGCGGAGTCACCGACGCGGCGGGCTGGACGGAAGGCTCACGGGCGGCGGACCGCGCGGAGGTCAGATCCCGCCGCCGCCTCGACTGA
- a CDS encoding DUF4232 domain-containing protein, which produces MRATSLTLGSAALAAALLLTACGGGDSGGEGDDSGGGLKNSAACALDQVGVEVGPANAAPVAGDTGNVPVTVTNQGAECVLDGFPTVALEADDTSATVPSDEAATAQQLTLAKDTPTTFTITYVRGEAGGAESLDVTKVKIGLPGASETQSFPWSYGPVALVTGGAPNASVGAFAQAGD; this is translated from the coding sequence ATGCGCGCCACTTCGCTCACTCTCGGCTCCGCCGCCCTCGCCGCCGCCCTGCTGCTGACCGCCTGCGGGGGCGGTGACAGCGGCGGTGAGGGGGATGACAGCGGCGGCGGCCTGAAGAACTCCGCCGCCTGTGCGCTCGACCAGGTCGGCGTGGAGGTCGGCCCGGCCAACGCCGCGCCCGTCGCCGGGGACACCGGCAACGTTCCCGTCACCGTCACCAACCAGGGCGCCGAGTGCGTCCTGGACGGCTTCCCCACCGTCGCTCTGGAAGCGGACGACACGTCCGCGACCGTACCGTCGGACGAGGCCGCCACGGCGCAGCAGCTGACGCTGGCCAAGGACACGCCGACGACGTTCACGATCACGTACGTGCGGGGCGAGGCGGGCGGCGCCGAGAGCCTCGACGTGACGAAGGTGAAGATCGGCCTGCCGGGAGCTTCGGAGACCCAGAGTTTCCCGTGGTCGTACGGTCCTGTCGCGCTGGTCACGGGTGGCGCGCCGAACGCCTCGGTGGGGGCGTTCGCGCAGGCGGGCGACTGA
- the rpsR gene encoding 30S ribosomal protein S18 has product MPRTTDRKPAKNRPNPLDQAGITYIDYKDTDLLRKFVSDRGKIRSRRVTRVSAQQQRLPARAIKNAREMALLPYSSR; this is encoded by the coding sequence ATGCCCCGCACGACCGACCGCAAGCCCGCGAAGAACCGCCCCAACCCGCTGGACCAGGCCGGGATCACGTACATCGACTACAAGGACACCGACCTGCTGCGGAAGTTCGTCTCCGACCGCGGCAAGATCCGCAGCCGCCGTGTCACCCGCGTCTCCGCCCAGCAGCAGCGCCTGCCGGCCCGCGCGATCAAGAACGCCCGGGAGATGGCGCTGCTGCCGTACTCCAGTCGCTGA
- a CDS encoding VOC family protein, translating to MSPRTHITHASFVTLPVADQDRALRFYTEVLGFEVTADLRMPPGRWLQVAPRGAQTVFTLSGPGMGGFEPGSTRGIMLVTTDVDADCARLAEAGVPVEGPDDQPWGRMAAFRDPDGNGLMLLTEKEGL from the coding sequence TTGAGCCCCCGCACCCACATCACCCACGCCTCCTTCGTCACGCTCCCCGTCGCCGACCAGGACCGGGCCCTGCGCTTCTACACCGAGGTCCTCGGCTTCGAGGTCACCGCCGACCTCCGGATGCCGCCCGGGCGGTGGCTCCAGGTCGCCCCGCGCGGCGCGCAGACCGTGTTCACACTGTCCGGTCCCGGGATGGGCGGTTTCGAGCCCGGTTCCACCCGGGGGATCATGTTGGTCACGACCGATGTCGACGCCGACTGCGCCCGGCTCGCCGAGGCGGGCGTCCCGGTGGAGGGCCCGGACGACCAGCCCTGGGGACGGATGGCCGCCTTTCGGGACCCCGACGGCAACGGTCTGATGCTGCTCACGGAGAAGGAAGGCCTCTGA
- a CDS encoding ArsR/SmtB family transcription factor: MTTTRAGTGATADAADRVFAALANATRREVLRLLRDGGPQPVQALADHFDMRRPSLSEHLKVLRDAGLVSEQRCGRQRIYRLEAAPLADVQDWLHPYERFWRERMRGLGDLLDRMPDDEPT, encoded by the coding sequence ATGACCACGACCAGGGCCGGGACGGGTGCCACCGCCGACGCCGCCGACCGTGTTTTCGCCGCGCTCGCCAACGCCACCCGCCGCGAGGTGCTGCGGCTGCTGCGCGACGGCGGGCCGCAGCCCGTCCAGGCCCTGGCCGATCACTTCGACATGCGCCGGCCCAGCCTCTCCGAGCATCTGAAGGTGCTCCGGGACGCCGGGCTGGTCTCCGAGCAGCGCTGCGGCCGGCAGCGCATCTACCGCCTGGAGGCGGCCCCGCTCGCCGACGTACAGGACTGGCTCCACCCGTACGAGCGGTTCTGGCGCGAGCGGATGAGGGGCCTCGGTGATCTGCTCGACCGCATGCCCGACGATGAACCGACATGA
- a CDS encoding SRPBCC family protein has product MNIPPHAADDDDLTVVRVDQFFPHPPAKVWRALTDPELLAQWQMPGSRDFRLEVGHRYRMTSVPRPGTNFSGVVEVSVLAFDAERMLRVRWADPDPANAADWTITWTLEQEGRGTRLFLVHEGFDPDDPAQLMARKIMDGGWRSHVMRALGQTLERLR; this is encoded by the coding sequence ATGAACATCCCGCCCCACGCCGCGGACGACGACGACCTCACCGTCGTCCGCGTCGACCAGTTCTTCCCGCACCCGCCGGCCAAGGTCTGGCGGGCGCTGACCGATCCCGAACTGCTGGCGCAGTGGCAGATGCCGGGCTCGCGGGACTTCCGCCTGGAGGTCGGCCACCGCTACCGGATGACCTCCGTGCCCCGCCCCGGCACCAACTTCTCCGGTGTCGTGGAGGTGAGCGTGCTCGCCTTCGACGCAGAGCGGATGCTGCGCGTCCGGTGGGCGGACCCCGATCCCGCCAACGCGGCGGACTGGACCATCACGTGGACGCTGGAACAGGAAGGGCGCGGAACGCGTCTGTTCCTAGTGCACGAAGGATTCGATCCTGACGATCCGGCACAGTTGATGGCGCGGAAGATCATGGACGGGGGCTGGCGGTCGCATGTCATGCGAGCCCTGGGGCAGACGCTGGAACGACTTCGGTGA
- a CDS encoding DUF397 domain-containing protein — protein MDHDVYDGDVYDGDVRHGAGASGVYNGMAATKLRGVAWQKSRHSNSQGSCVEFARLPGGRVAVRNSNFPDGPALVYTRAEIEAMLLGVKDGEFDHLIVG, from the coding sequence GTGGATCACGACGTGTACGACGGTGACGTGTACGACGGTGACGTACGCCACGGCGCCGGCGCGTCCGGCGTGTACAACGGCATGGCCGCCACGAAGCTGCGCGGGGTGGCCTGGCAGAAGAGCCGGCACAGCAACTCGCAGGGTTCGTGCGTGGAGTTCGCGCGGCTGCCGGGCGGGAGAGTGGCGGTGCGCAACTCGAACTTCCCGGACGGGCCGGCGCTCGTCTACACGCGCGCGGAGATAGAGGCGATGCTTCTGGGCGTGAAGGACGGCGAGTTCGACCACCTGATAGTGGGCTGA
- a CDS encoding ATP-binding protein — protein sequence MLEPLRQGLPPLDPTAVSNAASCALPARYEAVREARQFTRRTLDQWEVGHRFDDVCLVVSELVTNALRHALPAVPPRPPAQDGHQPPQVRLHLMRWTERLVCAVRDPSNDSPVAREADDFSAESGRGLFLVDSFCDSWGWHPLAGTLSGKVVWAMFRLQPAG from the coding sequence ATGCTCGAGCCTTTACGGCAGGGCCTTCCGCCGCTGGATCCCACCGCCGTGTCCAACGCAGCCTCCTGCGCCCTGCCCGCCCGCTACGAAGCGGTGCGCGAGGCACGGCAGTTCACCCGCAGAACGCTCGACCAGTGGGAGGTGGGGCACCGTTTCGACGACGTCTGCCTGGTGGTCTCCGAACTGGTCACCAACGCCCTGCGGCACGCCCTGCCGGCCGTGCCCCCGCGCCCGCCGGCCCAGGACGGACACCAACCGCCGCAGGTGCGGCTGCACCTGATGCGCTGGACCGAGCGGCTGGTGTGCGCGGTGCGCGACCCCAGCAACGACAGTCCGGTCGCACGCGAGGCCGACGACTTCTCGGCGGAGTCCGGTCGCGGGCTGTTCCTCGTCGACTCCTTCTGCGACAGCTGGGGCTGGCACCCGCTGGCGGGCACGCTGAGCGGCAAGGTCGTCTGGGCGATGTTCCGGCTGCAACCCGCAGGCTGA
- a CDS encoding helix-turn-helix domain-containing protein: protein MLLGSQLRRLREARGITREAAGYHIRASESKISRMELGRVSFKTRDVEDLLTLYGIVDETERTSLVSLAREANVAGWWHSYSDVLPSWFPTYVGLEGAASLIRVYEVQFVHGLLQTEAYARAVVRRGMQGASDADVEKRVALRLERQKHLVSENAPDFHIVLDEAALRRPYGDREVMRGQLQHLIEFSERPNVRLQIMPFSFGGHSGESGAFTILSFPESDLSDVVYLEQLTSALYLDKAEDVAQYEKALKELQRDSPGPAESRDLLRGLLQLS from the coding sequence ATGCTGCTCGGCTCGCAACTCAGGCGGCTGCGAGAGGCGCGCGGCATCACGCGCGAGGCGGCGGGTTATCACATCCGCGCCTCGGAGTCGAAGATCAGCCGGATGGAGCTGGGCCGGGTGAGCTTCAAGACGAGGGACGTCGAGGACCTGCTGACGCTGTACGGAATCGTGGACGAGACGGAGCGGACGTCGTTGGTGTCCCTCGCACGCGAGGCCAATGTCGCGGGTTGGTGGCACAGCTACTCGGACGTCCTGCCGAGCTGGTTCCCCACCTATGTGGGCCTGGAGGGCGCGGCGTCCCTGATCCGGGTGTATGAAGTGCAGTTCGTGCACGGGCTGCTCCAGACCGAGGCGTACGCGCGTGCCGTGGTCCGGCGCGGCATGCAGGGCGCCAGTGACGCCGACGTGGAGAAGCGCGTCGCGCTGCGGCTGGAGCGGCAGAAGCACCTCGTCTCCGAGAACGCCCCCGACTTCCACATCGTCCTCGACGAGGCCGCCCTGCGCCGCCCCTACGGCGACCGCGAGGTGATGCGCGGCCAGCTCCAGCATCTGATCGAGTTCTCGGAGCGGCCCAACGTGCGGCTGCAGATCATGCCGTTCAGCTTCGGCGGCCACTCCGGCGAGTCGGGCGCCTTCACCATCCTCAGCTTCCCGGAGTCCGACCTGTCCGACGTGGTGTACCTGGAGCAGCTCACCAGCGCGCTGTATCTGGACAAGGCGGAGGACGTCGCCCAGTACGAGAAGGCGCTGAAGGAACTCCAGCGGGACAGCCCCGGGCCGGCCGAGAGCCGGGACCTGCTCAGGGGGCTGCTCCAGCTCTCCTGA
- a CDS encoding aldehyde dehydrogenase family protein, whose amino-acid sequence MSSYFTDLAQQYIDGEWRPGTGSWDIIDFNPYDGEKLAAITIATVDEIDQAYRAAARAQRQWADAGSHARRAVLEKVLGLVVEREQELTEAIIAELGGTRVKAGFELHLAKEFLREAVSLAMRPEHRLIPSPDPGKENRLYRLPVGVVGVISPFNFPFLLSLKSVAPAIALGNAVVLKPHQDTPVVGGTVIARLFEEAGLPAGVLNVVVTDIAEINDAFLEHPVPKVISFTGSDKVGRHVAAVCAQHFKRAVLELGGNSALVVLDDADLDYAVDAAVFSRYVHQGQVCMAANRILVDRSVADAFTEKFVAKVSGLRTGDPSDPETVIGPLINSSQSEAITSVVEQAVAEGATALVRGSTRGNLVEPSVLTDVPADSGLLRQEIFGPVALLVPFDGEEEAVRLVNDTPFGLSGAVHTADVERGVRFAQRIDTGMFHVNDGTVHDEPLVPFGGEKHSGVGRLNGETTLEAFTTLKWISVQHGRSAFPF is encoded by the coding sequence ATGTCGTCCTACTTCACCGACCTGGCTCAGCAGTACATCGACGGCGAGTGGCGTCCGGGCACGGGTTCCTGGGACATCATCGACTTCAACCCGTACGACGGTGAGAAGCTGGCCGCGATCACCATAGCGACGGTCGACGAGATAGATCAGGCCTACCGTGCCGCCGCCCGCGCCCAGCGGCAGTGGGCCGACGCCGGGTCCCACGCCCGCCGCGCGGTGCTGGAGAAGGTGCTGGGGCTGGTCGTGGAGCGCGAGCAGGAGCTCACCGAGGCGATCATCGCCGAGCTGGGCGGCACGCGCGTGAAGGCCGGCTTCGAGCTCCACCTCGCCAAGGAGTTTCTGCGTGAGGCCGTGAGCCTCGCGATGCGCCCCGAGCACCGCCTGATCCCCTCCCCGGACCCGGGCAAGGAGAACCGCCTCTACCGCCTTCCGGTCGGCGTCGTCGGTGTGATCAGCCCCTTCAACTTCCCGTTCCTGCTGTCCCTGAAGTCGGTCGCCCCGGCCATCGCCCTGGGCAACGCCGTCGTCCTCAAGCCCCACCAGGACACCCCCGTCGTGGGCGGCACCGTCATCGCCAGGCTCTTCGAGGAGGCGGGACTGCCCGCCGGTGTGCTCAACGTCGTGGTCACCGACATCGCGGAGATCAACGACGCCTTCCTGGAGCACCCGGTCCCCAAGGTCATCTCCTTCACCGGCTCCGACAAGGTCGGCCGGCACGTCGCCGCCGTCTGTGCCCAGCACTTCAAGCGCGCGGTCCTCGAACTCGGCGGCAACAGCGCGCTGGTGGTCCTGGACGACGCCGATCTCGACTACGCCGTCGACGCGGCCGTCTTCAGCCGTTACGTCCACCAGGGCCAGGTCTGCATGGCCGCCAACCGCATCCTCGTGGACCGCTCGGTCGCCGACGCCTTCACGGAGAAGTTCGTGGCCAAGGTGAGCGGCCTCAGGACCGGTGACCCGAGCGACCCGGAGACGGTCATCGGCCCGCTGATCAACTCCTCGCAGTCCGAGGCGATCACGTCCGTCGTCGAGCAGGCGGTGGCCGAGGGCGCCACCGCGCTGGTGCGCGGGTCCACGCGCGGCAACCTGGTCGAGCCGTCGGTCCTCACCGACGTACCGGCGGACTCGGGGCTGCTCCGCCAGGAGATCTTCGGCCCGGTCGCCCTCCTGGTGCCCTTCGACGGCGAGGAGGAGGCCGTGCGCCTCGTCAACGACACCCCGTTCGGCCTGAGCGGCGCCGTGCACACCGCGGACGTCGAACGCGGCGTGCGCTTCGCCCAGCGCATCGACACCGGGATGTTCCACGTCAACGACGGCACCGTGCACGACGAGCCGCTCGTCCCCTTCGGCGGCGAGAAGCACTCCGGCGTGGGACGCCTGAACGGCGAGACGACGCTGGAAGCGTTCACGACGCTGAAGTGGATCTCGGTCCAGCACGGGCGAAGCGCCTTCCCGTTCTGA
- a CDS encoding type II toxin-antitoxin system prevent-host-death family antitoxin, whose translation MSATYPIAEARGKLGDLARRAAQHEHITLTDRGVPAAVLISPAELEDLEDALALARLERDRAPGRTEAPIPHDEARRALLDAAGRGE comes from the coding sequence ATGTCTGCTACTTATCCCATCGCTGAGGCGCGAGGCAAGCTCGGTGACCTTGCCCGGCGAGCGGCGCAGCACGAGCACATCACTCTGACCGACCGCGGCGTTCCCGCGGCCGTCCTCATCTCGCCTGCCGAGCTGGAGGACCTGGAGGACGCCCTGGCGCTGGCTCGCCTGGAGCGCGACCGCGCCCCCGGGCGTACCGAGGCCCCGATACCGCACGACGAGGCTCGCCGAGCGCTGCTCGACGCTGCCGGGAGGGGCGAGTGA
- a CDS encoding type II toxin-antitoxin system RelE family toxin has product MTWTVLWEPAALNAATGHLKEDPQGVDSLLRATDQLARNERPEGSRAWGADHRRLHHGPWRISYRVDPGSRAIHVEHVGRRVV; this is encoded by the coding sequence GTGACCTGGACGGTTCTGTGGGAGCCGGCCGCGCTCAACGCAGCCACGGGGCACCTCAAGGAGGACCCGCAGGGTGTCGACTCGCTCTTGCGGGCCACTGACCAGCTCGCCCGCAACGAGCGGCCGGAGGGTTCCCGCGCCTGGGGCGCCGACCATCGCCGCCTCCATCACGGCCCCTGGCGCATCTCGTACCGCGTCGACCCGGGCTCGCGCGCGATCCACGTCGAGCACGTCGGCCGCAGGGTCGTGTGA
- a CDS encoding PadR family transcriptional regulator gives MSAIRLLVLGAVRQHGRAHGYQVRNDLEYWGAHEWSNAKPGSIYHALKQMAKQGLLHAHEIAPSTAGGPPRTEYEITEAGDREYFTLLRDALTSYDQKVDVKSAAIGFMVDLPRAEAVALLKERIRRIEEWRGAVTDHYVPEEGPEQLGHIGEIMNLWIHTADAEAEWARGVIGRIEGGAYTFAGEGEPFVGVLAEGEENPYATGERHPGDAS, from the coding sequence ATGTCAGCGATCCGTCTCCTCGTGCTCGGTGCAGTCCGTCAGCACGGGCGGGCCCACGGGTACCAGGTGCGCAACGACCTGGAGTACTGGGGCGCGCACGAGTGGTCCAACGCCAAGCCCGGCTCGATCTACCACGCCCTGAAGCAGATGGCCAAGCAGGGCCTCCTGCACGCGCACGAGATCGCGCCCTCCACCGCGGGCGGCCCGCCGCGCACCGAGTACGAGATCACCGAGGCGGGCGACCGGGAGTACTTCACCCTCCTGCGCGACGCGCTGACCTCGTACGACCAGAAGGTCGACGTCAAGTCCGCGGCCATCGGCTTCATGGTCGACCTGCCGAGGGCCGAGGCGGTGGCCCTGCTCAAGGAGCGCATCCGGCGCATCGAGGAGTGGCGGGGCGCCGTCACCGACCACTACGTCCCCGAGGAGGGCCCGGAGCAGCTGGGCCACATCGGCGAGATCATGAACCTCTGGATCCACACGGCCGACGCCGAGGCCGAGTGGGCCCGAGGCGTGATCGGCCGCATCGAGGGCGGTGCCTACACCTTCGCCGGCGAGGGCGAGCCGTTCGTCGGCGTGCTCGCCGAGGGCGAGGAGAACCCGTACGCGACGGGGGAGCGGCATCCTGGGGACGCCAGCTAA
- a CDS encoding ATP-binding cassette domain-containing protein, whose protein sequence is MADTAITVVGAGKKYGRGNDVKQALDGLDLTVGRGAVHAVLGPNGAGKTTLVRVLSTLLRPDAGRVEVAGHDVVREAYEVRRRIGLLGQHAAVDEELSGAQNLEMFGRLYHLGSRHARVRAGELLERFGLADTGRKAVKQYSGGMRRRLDLAASLITDPEVLFLDEPTTGLDPRGRAEVWASVRSLVGGGTTVLLTTQYLEEADQLADRISVVDRGRVAAEGTADELKALTGGDRIDVVLRDADRLGTAAALLPVPAHDVTVDADRRLLSAPVTDRMAALAGVVRALAEAGVEAEDVALRRPTLDEVFLHLTADRAKETA, encoded by the coding sequence GTGGCCGACACGGCGATCACCGTCGTAGGAGCAGGCAAGAAGTACGGCCGAGGAAATGACGTCAAGCAGGCGCTCGACGGGCTCGACCTCACGGTCGGGCGCGGCGCGGTCCACGCGGTGCTCGGCCCGAACGGCGCCGGCAAGACCACCCTGGTCCGCGTCCTGTCCACCCTGCTGCGCCCCGACGCGGGCCGGGTCGAGGTGGCGGGGCACGACGTCGTGCGGGAGGCGTACGAGGTGCGGCGGCGCATCGGGCTGCTCGGCCAGCACGCCGCCGTCGACGAGGAGCTGAGCGGCGCGCAGAACCTGGAGATGTTCGGCCGCCTGTACCACCTGGGTTCCCGGCACGCGCGCGTGCGGGCCGGTGAGCTCCTGGAGCGCTTCGGTCTCGCCGACACCGGCCGCAAGGCCGTCAAGCAGTACAGCGGCGGCATGCGGCGCCGCCTGGACCTCGCCGCGTCCCTGATCACCGACCCGGAGGTGCTGTTCCTGGACGAGCCGACCACCGGCCTCGACCCGCGCGGCCGCGCCGAGGTGTGGGCGTCGGTGCGCTCCCTGGTCGGCGGCGGTACGACGGTGCTGCTCACCACGCAGTACCTGGAGGAGGCCGATCAGCTCGCCGACCGCATCTCCGTCGTCGACCGGGGCCGGGTCGCCGCCGAGGGCACGGCGGACGAACTGAAGGCGCTGACCGGCGGCGACCGGATCGACGTCGTCCTGCGCGACGCGGATCGGCTCGGCACCGCCGCCGCACTGCTTCCCGTACCCGCCCACGACGTCACCGTCGACGCCGACCGGCGACTGCTCAGCGCGCCGGTCACCGACCGGATGGCGGCGCTCGCCGGGGTCGTACGGGCCCTCGCGGAGGCCGGTGTCGAGGCCGAGGACGTGGCGCTGCGCCGCCCCACTCTGGACGAGGTGTTCCTGCACCTCACCGCGGACCGCGCGAAGGAGACCGCATGA
- a CDS encoding ABC transporter permease encodes MTALATTAHALTDSWTMTRRELAHWARQPVQVAVGVAFPVMLLVMFGYLIGGGRAVTGDYIDYLLPGMLALTMAFGLEGTMIAVTEDLNKGVIDRLRSMPMTNGAVLVGRSAADMLQSALALTVLIGVGLALGWRAHGGPVAFLGAVGLLLLFRFAMLWIGIHLAMVAGKPELVQAVQILVWPVGFLSNAIAAPEGMPGWLGTVVQWNPMSQTATAVRDLFGNPGGETGHVWAAVVWPLALLALFFPLAVRRFARLSR; translated from the coding sequence ATGACCGCGCTCGCCACGACCGCCCACGCACTCACCGACTCCTGGACCATGACCCGCCGTGAACTGGCCCACTGGGCACGGCAACCGGTCCAGGTGGCCGTGGGCGTCGCCTTCCCCGTGATGCTGCTGGTGATGTTCGGCTACCTGATCGGCGGCGGCCGGGCCGTCACCGGCGACTACATCGACTACCTGCTGCCCGGGATGCTCGCGCTCACCATGGCCTTCGGCCTGGAGGGCACGATGATCGCCGTCACCGAGGACCTCAACAAGGGGGTGATCGACCGCCTCCGCTCCATGCCCATGACCAACGGGGCCGTTCTGGTGGGGCGTTCGGCCGCCGACATGCTCCAGTCGGCGCTCGCCCTGACCGTGCTCATCGGGGTCGGCCTCGCGCTGGGCTGGCGTGCGCACGGCGGGCCGGTGGCCTTCCTCGGGGCCGTCGGGCTGCTGCTGCTGTTCCGTTTCGCCATGCTGTGGATCGGCATCCACCTGGCGATGGTCGCCGGGAAACCGGAACTGGTGCAGGCCGTGCAGATCCTCGTCTGGCCGGTCGGCTTCCTGTCCAACGCCATCGCCGCCCCCGAGGGCATGCCCGGCTGGCTCGGCACGGTCGTCCAGTGGAACCCGATGTCCCAGACGGCGACGGCCGTGCGCGACCTGTTCGGCAACCCCGGCGGTGAGACCGGACACGTGTGGGCGGCGGTCGTATGGCCGCTGGCGCTGCTCGCGCTCTTCTTCCCGCTGGCGGTACGGCGTTTCGCGCGCCTGAGCCGATGA